The following proteins are encoded in a genomic region of Sorangiineae bacterium MSr12523:
- a CDS encoding methyl-accepting chemotaxis protein, giving the protein MKLTSRQLVYLLVTAGVTILAFSQNQQLGPWLLAVGGVGAFMTLIAAVENPGGGGTEQLGPIADALRQVANGQRPVLPAGANPQLAHAFDELAKVMDARTRELGEHTARDTDLAEAERALDEVGRRLVEGVSLQASAAEETSKLIREMTSAIREMAAHVEQLTSSAEESSSSILEMTATNDEVAENVGELAGSVRETVSSIEEMAYSIKEVAKNVDALSLTAEETSSSMNEMDVSIDQVQSNANETARLSEEVALDAEKGAEAILKTISEIYRIKESSQEAVSVISNLGSRIEAIGQIVNVIDDVAEQTNLLALNAAIIAAQAGEQGKGFAVVADEIKDLAERAGTSTREITDLIKTVQSESKNAIAAVERGAHNVDRGVEVSNEAERALKKILESSQKSTNMVRAIARATVEQAKGSKQVTDAIGRIAETVQQIAAATAQQARGSELIMKSAEKMRLITQHVERSSQEQSRGGRQITSAIENISAMVNQLNVTHRTQSRGSEQVLNAAGRIEESARQQETSLRQLNAALERMRKITPR; this is encoded by the coding sequence ATGAAGCTTACGTCTCGACAACTGGTCTATCTTCTCGTGACGGCCGGCGTCACGATTCTCGCCTTTTCTCAGAACCAGCAGCTCGGGCCATGGCTGCTCGCGGTGGGAGGCGTCGGGGCGTTCATGACTCTGATCGCCGCCGTGGAAAACCCCGGTGGAGGTGGCACCGAGCAACTCGGGCCCATCGCCGACGCGCTTCGCCAAGTGGCGAACGGGCAACGCCCGGTGCTGCCCGCAGGCGCCAACCCGCAACTTGCGCACGCGTTCGACGAGCTGGCGAAGGTCATGGACGCGCGCACGCGGGAGCTCGGCGAGCACACCGCCCGCGACACGGACCTGGCCGAGGCGGAGCGCGCCCTGGACGAAGTCGGGCGAAGGCTCGTCGAGGGTGTGAGCTTGCAGGCGTCTGCCGCCGAGGAAACGTCGAAGCTGATCCGCGAAATGACATCGGCCATCCGCGAGATGGCTGCCCACGTGGAACAACTGACGTCGAGCGCCGAAGAGTCGAGTTCGTCGATTCTGGAAATGACGGCGACGAACGACGAGGTTGCGGAGAACGTGGGCGAGCTCGCGGGCAGTGTGCGCGAGACGGTGAGCTCCATCGAGGAGATGGCCTACTCGATCAAGGAGGTCGCGAAGAACGTCGACGCGCTCTCGCTCACCGCCGAGGAGACCAGCTCCTCGATGAACGAGATGGACGTCTCCATCGACCAGGTGCAGTCGAACGCCAACGAGACGGCGCGCCTGTCGGAAGAAGTGGCCCTCGACGCCGAAAAAGGCGCGGAAGCCATTTTGAAGACGATCAGCGAGATCTACCGCATCAAGGAGAGCTCGCAGGAAGCGGTCAGCGTCATCAGCAACCTGGGTTCGCGCATCGAAGCCATCGGCCAGATCGTGAACGTCATCGATGACGTGGCCGAGCAGACGAACTTGCTGGCGCTCAACGCCGCCATCATCGCCGCGCAGGCCGGCGAGCAAGGCAAAGGCTTCGCGGTCGTGGCCGACGAGATCAAGGACTTGGCCGAGCGCGCGGGAACGAGCACGCGCGAGATCACGGACTTGATCAAGACAGTGCAGAGCGAAAGCAAGAATGCGATCGCCGCCGTGGAGCGCGGCGCACACAACGTCGACCGCGGCGTCGAGGTTTCCAACGAAGCCGAGCGGGCGCTGAAAAAGATTCTCGAGAGCAGCCAGAAGTCGACCAACATGGTGCGCGCGATCGCGCGGGCCACGGTGGAGCAGGCCAAGGGCTCGAAGCAAGTGACGGACGCCATCGGGCGCATCGCGGAGACGGTGCAGCAGATTGCGGCGGCGACGGCGCAGCAAGCACGCGGGTCGGAGCTCATCATGAAGAGCGCCGAGAAGATGCGGCTCATCACGCAACACGTGGAGCGCAGCTCGCAAGAGCAGTCGCGCGGCGGGCGGCAGATCACCAGCGCCATCGAGAACATCTCGGCGATGGTGAATCAGCTCAATGTGACGCATCGGACGCAGTCGCGCGGGAGCGAACAGGTGCTCAACGCGGCCGGACGCATCGAGGAGAGTGCGCGGCAGCAAGAGACGTCGCTGCGTCAGCTCAATGCCGCGCTGGAGCGGATGCGCAAGATCACGCCGCGCTGA
- a CDS encoding 3-isopropylmalate dehydrogenase (catalyzes the oxidation of 3-isopropylmalate to 3-carboxy-4-methyl-2-oxopentanoate in leucine biosynthesis), with translation MSELIALLPGDGIGPEVIHQARRVLELYRDKAGVDVELWELDLGAERYLRDKTTFPKDIADRIAKEARAVLLGALGDPRVGNLDYARDILFGLRFGLDLYANIRPVKALDDRLVPLKNRGAKDVNFVVFRENTEGIYVNVGGQFKRGTPDEIAINEDLNTRKGVERLIVAGFEYARAHGAKTVHLADKSNAMQHAHELWYRCFFEVAKRYPEIKPQHVFIDALCLYLVQDPSSFEVVVTNNLFGDIVTDLGAGLQGGLGMAGSASLHASDPKRVGLFEPVHGSAPPLAGKDLANPFASFLTVGMLLEHLGHPAEMARIEALVARGIRERRCTRDVGGELGTRAVGDWFLAELLRELEQA, from the coding sequence ATGTCAGAGCTCATTGCGCTGCTGCCGGGAGATGGAATCGGACCCGAGGTCATTCACCAAGCGCGTCGCGTGCTGGAACTTTACCGCGACAAGGCCGGCGTCGACGTCGAGCTCTGGGAGCTCGATCTCGGCGCCGAGCGCTATTTGCGCGACAAGACGACCTTCCCCAAGGACATCGCCGACCGCATCGCCAAGGAAGCGCGCGCGGTGTTGCTCGGGGCGCTGGGCGATCCGCGCGTGGGCAATCTCGATTATGCGCGCGACATCCTCTTTGGCCTTCGTTTCGGGCTCGATCTTTATGCGAACATCCGCCCCGTCAAAGCGCTCGACGATCGGCTCGTGCCGCTGAAAAATCGCGGCGCGAAGGACGTGAACTTCGTCGTGTTCCGCGAAAACACCGAGGGCATCTACGTCAACGTCGGCGGCCAGTTCAAACGCGGCACCCCCGACGAAATTGCCATCAACGAGGACTTGAACACGCGCAAAGGCGTCGAGCGCCTCATCGTCGCAGGCTTCGAGTACGCTCGAGCGCACGGCGCCAAGACGGTGCACCTCGCCGACAAGTCGAACGCGATGCAGCACGCACACGAGCTCTGGTACCGCTGCTTCTTCGAGGTGGCCAAGCGCTACCCGGAGATCAAACCGCAGCACGTCTTCATCGACGCACTGTGCCTTTACCTCGTCCAGGACCCGTCGTCCTTCGAGGTCGTCGTCACGAACAACCTGTTTGGCGACATTGTCACCGATCTGGGGGCGGGGCTGCAGGGCGGTCTGGGAATGGCCGGCAGCGCCAGCCTGCACGCGTCCGATCCGAAGCGGGTAGGGCTGTTCGAGCCGGTGCATGGCTCGGCGCCGCCGCTCGCGGGGAAGGACCTGGCCAATCCGTTTGCCTCCTTCCTCACCGTGGGCATGCTCCTCGAGCACCTCGGGCACCCCGCCGAAATGGCGCGTATCGAAGCCCTCGTGGCGCGCGGCATCCGCGAGCGCCGCTGCACCCGCGACGTCGGAGGCGAGCTCGGAACCCGGGCCGTGGGCGACTGGTTCCTCGCCGAGCTCCTGCGCGAGCTCGAGCAAGCGTGA
- a CDS encoding S1 family peptidase has protein sequence MTRTALAALLTACTAACAAPSVSFVAAARVKEDKPPRFFPPPLAIATPEDAVVRVVGRHVTCSGTLVEDDLVLTAHHCVVERGPSGSFTGKALPGKDIRIELGGDYLAWGYVGVTHVVAPPCGESGGAGDLAILVLQRKLVGLGTMSARLDGPPKIGEPVDPVGFGRCALSADGIHRSVRRGGTVASIGAGTLSLDASICPGDSGGPLLARGGHEVVGVVSQSAMDGDERTSSDSIATRLDRFRMVFSNARLIADGMSPSEVPPLTCEK, from the coding sequence ATGACTCGAACCGCACTCGCGGCGCTGTTGACCGCATGCACTGCAGCTTGCGCGGCGCCCTCCGTGTCATTCGTGGCGGCCGCCCGTGTCAAAGAGGACAAGCCGCCGCGCTTCTTTCCGCCGCCCCTCGCGATTGCCACGCCCGAAGACGCCGTCGTGCGCGTCGTCGGCCGGCACGTCACCTGTTCCGGCACCCTGGTAGAAGACGATCTGGTCCTCACCGCCCACCATTGCGTGGTCGAGCGCGGTCCATCGGGGAGCTTCACCGGCAAAGCGCTCCCGGGAAAGGACATCCGCATCGAGCTGGGGGGTGACTACCTCGCGTGGGGCTACGTCGGCGTCACGCACGTGGTCGCGCCGCCCTGCGGCGAATCGGGCGGTGCCGGCGACCTCGCCATCCTCGTCCTGCAACGCAAGCTCGTGGGCCTCGGCACCATGAGCGCGCGCCTCGACGGTCCCCCGAAAATAGGTGAGCCGGTCGATCCCGTGGGCTTTGGCCGCTGCGCGCTTTCGGCCGATGGCATCCACCGCTCCGTGCGCCGGGGCGGCACCGTCGCATCCATCGGCGCGGGCACCCTTTCGCTCGACGCCTCCATTTGCCCGGGCGATTCCGGCGGCCCACTCCTCGCGCGCGGCGGCCACGAGGTCGTCGGCGTGGTGAGCCAAAGCGCCATGGACGGCGACGAGCGCACGAGCAGCGATTCCATTGCCACGCGCCTCGATCGCTTCCGCATGGTGTTCTCGAATGCCCGCCTCATCGCCGACGGCATGTCCCCGAGCGAAGTGCCTCCGCTCACGTGCGAAAAGTAG
- the glmS gene encoding glutamine--fructose-6-phosphate transaminase (isomerizing) has product MCGIVAYVGERECAGILVEGLRMLEYRGYDSAGLALHTGRGVEIVRAVGKLTNLDQALAKNPLAGRIGIGHTRWATHGRPNEANAHPHVAGKVAVVHNGIIENHGALRQELEAKGTRFSSDTDTEIVAHLIQEAMTDGAPSFGEAVRRALGRVKGAYGIAAVSGDAPDEIVVAKDSSPLVIGVGQNEMLAASDIPALLAHTRDVIFLEDGEMAVLRKSGATISKLDGTLVTRKARHIEWSASQAEKGGYKHFMLKEIMEQPRAIEDTIRGRINVSEADVVPEEIGISVALAKSITRVYFVACGTSAHAAMAGRYWVEQLAKVPSTVEIGSEVRYREPVFSPTDLVVAVSQSGETADTLAAVKAAKAQGAHVLAVANVLDSAIPRASEGALYTHAGPEIGVASTKCFTTQLAALLMLAVYLGRRRGTLSADESRRVLGGLLKGAQDMRTVLEQKDKIQFIAKKFHRSRDMLFLGRGTGFPVALEGALKLKEISYIHAEGYAAGEMKHGPIALIDEEMPVVVLCPKDAHYEKTVSNLEEVRAREGVVIAVCTQGDGEVARLITPSISQIPSRSPRQNFALSEPDVIEIPEVEPEILPLLTVVPLQLLAYYIADYKGTDVDQPRNLAKTVTVE; this is encoded by the coding sequence ATGTGCGGAATCGTGGCTTACGTTGGCGAACGCGAGTGTGCAGGCATTCTGGTCGAAGGACTGCGGATGCTCGAATACCGCGGCTATGACTCGGCCGGGCTCGCCCTTCACACGGGACGCGGCGTCGAAATCGTTCGCGCCGTCGGCAAGCTGACCAACCTCGATCAAGCGCTCGCCAAGAATCCGCTCGCCGGGCGCATCGGCATTGGCCACACGCGATGGGCCACCCATGGCCGCCCCAACGAGGCGAACGCACACCCGCACGTCGCAGGCAAGGTCGCGGTCGTTCACAACGGCATCATCGAGAACCATGGAGCCCTGCGCCAGGAGCTCGAGGCGAAGGGCACGCGTTTCAGCAGCGACACCGATACGGAGATCGTCGCCCACCTCATTCAAGAGGCCATGACCGACGGCGCGCCTTCCTTCGGCGAAGCGGTGCGTCGTGCGCTCGGACGCGTGAAGGGCGCTTATGGCATTGCCGCCGTCAGTGGAGATGCACCCGACGAGATCGTGGTGGCCAAAGACTCCTCGCCGCTGGTCATCGGCGTGGGCCAAAACGAGATGCTCGCCGCGAGCGACATCCCCGCGCTGCTCGCGCACACGCGCGACGTCATCTTCCTCGAGGACGGCGAGATGGCCGTGCTCCGCAAATCGGGGGCGACCATCTCGAAGCTCGATGGCACGCTCGTCACGCGCAAGGCGCGGCACATCGAGTGGTCCGCCTCGCAGGCCGAAAAGGGCGGGTACAAGCACTTCATGCTCAAGGAGATCATGGAGCAGCCCCGCGCCATCGAGGACACCATCCGCGGGCGCATCAACGTGAGTGAGGCCGACGTGGTGCCCGAGGAAATCGGCATCTCCGTGGCGCTGGCCAAGAGCATCACCCGCGTGTACTTCGTGGCCTGCGGCACCAGCGCGCACGCGGCGATGGCCGGTCGCTATTGGGTCGAGCAGCTCGCGAAGGTTCCCTCCACCGTGGAAATCGGCAGCGAGGTGCGCTACCGCGAGCCGGTCTTCTCGCCGACGGATCTCGTCGTGGCGGTGAGCCAGAGCGGTGAGACGGCGGACACCTTGGCCGCGGTGAAGGCGGCGAAGGCGCAGGGCGCACACGTTCTCGCGGTGGCCAATGTGCTCGACAGCGCCATCCCGCGCGCGTCGGAGGGTGCACTCTACACGCATGCCGGGCCGGAGATCGGCGTGGCCTCGACGAAGTGCTTCACCACGCAGCTCGCCGCGTTGCTCATGTTGGCCGTCTACCTCGGGCGCCGCCGCGGTACCTTGTCGGCGGACGAATCGCGCCGCGTGCTCGGCGGCTTGCTCAAGGGCGCGCAGGACATGCGCACGGTGCTGGAGCAAAAGGACAAGATTCAGTTCATCGCGAAGAAGTTCCACCGCTCGCGCGACATGCTCTTTTTGGGGCGCGGCACCGGCTTCCCCGTCGCCCTCGAGGGCGCGCTCAAGCTGAAGGAAATTTCGTACATCCACGCGGAGGGCTACGCCGCCGGTGAGATGAAGCACGGCCCCATCGCCCTCATCGACGAAGAGATGCCCGTCGTCGTGCTCTGCCCCAAGGACGCGCACTACGAGAAGACGGTCTCGAACCTCGAGGAAGTGCGCGCCCGCGAAGGTGTCGTCATCGCCGTCTGCACCCAAGGCGACGGGGAGGTGGCGCGCCTCATCACGCCGAGCATTTCGCAGATCCCCTCGCGTTCGCCGCGGCAAAACTTCGCCCTTTCGGAGCCCGACGTCATCGAGATCCCCGAGGTCGAGCCGGAGATTCTGCCGCTGCTGACGGTGGTGCCGTTGCAATTGCTGGCCTACTACATTGCCGACTACAAAGGCACGGACGTCGACCAGCCGCGCAATTTGGCCAAGACCGTTACCGTGGAGTAA
- a CDS encoding M20/M25/M40 family metallo-hydrolase gives MRTLSIFAAACLASACAGPQQPAGSRPPSIDSHDSTRPTMSSAPLSASDTELQRLAGSIVVGGHAYDYVRDLSDAYGPRLTGSALLAAAARWAVESFRRAGLEGARIEEFTIPHGWERREARARMLSPVERPIHVSAVGWSSPMPAGGVRGRVMVLDLEDSMRLRESELRGAIVVFSTRAMVPDKRLARLRALKTLAQAGVAAVLYHLPKPNQGMLAHAMQAREQPIPVPILDVSLEDGAAIERAAEKGPVTLELSNPSPLLGPVKVPNVVADIRGSEHPDEIVLVGAHLDAWDFGTGAQDNGTGVASVLEAARAIRALSGGARPPKRTLRFALWGGEEQGLLGSRAYAKAHAGELDRIVMVLNTDLGSGPPKGWIADGRPDVIQRLSPLAKSWLSGLGADTLQTEMSCQSDHCPFWVEGVPTLNLDVDSTHYFEVHHQSGDTLDKISPASLASGAAVVAVTALGIANLPERIAPRLDHATVVAHAKEGKLFEMLVHDELMTE, from the coding sequence ATGCGCACTCTTTCGATCTTTGCTGCAGCGTGCCTCGCCAGCGCGTGTGCAGGGCCGCAGCAACCCGCTGGCTCACGGCCGCCTTCCATCGATAGCCACGATTCGACGCGTCCCACGATGTCCTCCGCGCCGCTTTCGGCGTCCGATACCGAGCTTCAGCGGCTCGCGGGGAGCATCGTCGTGGGCGGGCACGCCTACGACTACGTGCGCGACTTGTCCGACGCCTATGGCCCGCGCCTCACGGGGTCGGCGCTCCTCGCGGCGGCCGCGCGTTGGGCGGTGGAGAGCTTCCGGCGCGCGGGGCTCGAGGGCGCGCGCATCGAGGAATTCACGATTCCACACGGGTGGGAGCGGCGCGAGGCGCGGGCGCGCATGCTCTCGCCCGTGGAGCGGCCGATTCACGTTTCGGCGGTGGGATGGTCGTCGCCCATGCCCGCAGGCGGCGTGCGCGGGCGCGTGATGGTGCTCGACCTCGAAGACTCGATGCGCCTGCGCGAAAGCGAGTTGCGCGGCGCCATCGTCGTGTTTTCGACCCGCGCGATGGTGCCGGACAAAAGGCTCGCGCGCCTGCGGGCGCTCAAGACGCTGGCCCAGGCAGGCGTGGCGGCCGTCCTCTATCATCTGCCCAAGCCCAATCAGGGCATGCTCGCGCACGCGATGCAGGCGCGCGAGCAACCCATACCGGTGCCGATTTTGGACGTCAGCCTCGAAGACGGCGCCGCGATCGAGCGCGCAGCCGAGAAGGGGCCGGTGACCCTCGAGCTCTCCAACCCGAGTCCTCTGCTCGGACCGGTGAAGGTGCCGAACGTCGTGGCGGACATCCGCGGTTCCGAGCACCCGGACGAGATCGTGCTCGTGGGCGCCCATCTCGACGCGTGGGATTTCGGCACGGGCGCACAAGACAACGGTACGGGGGTCGCATCGGTGCTCGAGGCCGCGCGGGCCATTCGCGCTTTATCGGGTGGTGCGCGTCCGCCCAAGCGCACGTTGCGATTCGCGCTTTGGGGCGGCGAAGAGCAGGGCCTCTTGGGCTCGCGCGCTTACGCGAAAGCGCACGCCGGCGAGCTCGATCGCATCGTCATGGTGCTCAACACCGATCTGGGCTCCGGCCCGCCCAAAGGATGGATCGCGGACGGCCGGCCTGACGTGATCCAGCGTCTTTCTCCGCTGGCCAAGTCATGGCTGTCCGGCCTCGGCGCCGACACGCTCCAAACGGAGATGAGCTGCCAATCGGACCACTGCCCATTTTGGGTCGAGGGTGTGCCTACGCTCAACCTCGACGTGGATTCGACGCACTACTTCGAAGTGCATCACCAATCGGGCGACACCCTCGACAAGATCTCTCCGGCGTCGCTCGCCAGCGGTGCAGCCGTGGTGGCCGTCACCGCCTTGGGGATCGCGAATCTACCCGAGCGCATCGCGCCGCGCCTCGACCACGCCACCGTCGTCGCCCACGCAAAGGAGGGCAAGCTGTTCGAGATGCTCGTCCACGACGAGCTCATGACGGAGTAA